Sequence from the Bacillus spongiae genome:
AGTTACATTAGTGCGTGTTGTAATGATTTTTCTTTAAAGAAGGACTATACATAAGTCAAGACTCGTTCTATAAACATGATCACTACTAAAATTTCCGAGGAAATCCGACATACTCATGCTTTATAAGAAAAGTATTAATATTAGATTAAATAGATTAATGATAGGAAAACAATGCATATTTATTATAGTTAGCAAATATACATCCTAATAACCAACTAAAAATGACACAATTGTTACGATTGACCAGAAATTTGTTCTAGATAATAATAGTAAGAATTACTTAATAGTAGAATTTATAGAAAGGAGATGAAAGTAATGGAAATAACAGTAATTTTCTTTTTAGTTACAGGTATCTGTTTAATCTCTGCTTTAAAGAAAAAAAATAGCGTCTTTGTTTTATTCCCAATATTATCTCTCTGTCTATATTTTTTAATTGTTAACCCTTAAGAAATTCCGTATACCCCTTGTCCTTATTGACTTTTTTGTGCATATATCTTTAACCAAGCTAATACAATGTTACAAACCTGACAAAAAAGAGAGTGGTTGAGGTGAGGAATCGTTTTATATCAAGGGTTATACGGTGATATTCTAGTTCATTCGTAGTAATGTTAGAAGGCCAGAGAAGGGCTTTCTACCGCAAATAAAGAAGAAGCAAGGTAAGTGGAAGTTCACTTTTCCTAATTCCCTGAGACTTTACTGTAAACAGCTTCTTGTGCGGCATATCATAATATTCTTATAGGAAGGCGAGTCTCATTTCACACTTCTCTCATCCAATTTAGGGAGGCGAGTGGTGTGCACGATTACATCAAAGAGAGGACAGTCAAGATTGGAAAGTATATCGTGGAGACAAAAAAAACGGTACGTGTGATTGCAAAAGAATTTGGCGTGTCGAAAAGTACTGTTCATAAGGACTTAACTGAACGCTTACCAGAAATTAATCCAGAATTAGCAATAGAAGTGAAAGAAATACTTGATTATCATAAATCCATAAGACATCTACGAGGTGGTGAAGCGACAAAGCAAAAGTATAAAAAAGAAGAAATGGAAAGCCCTGTGAAATAATAAGAAAGGAGAGAAGTGAATTCTCTGAGGTTGAATCAAATTTTCATCGACCTGAGTCCTATTTACATATGGGTTCAGGTTGTTTCACGTATTAATGGAATCATTAAGTATCCTTTTTTTCAGATTGCATAGCTCAAATAAGTTCCTACTCTTTTGTATTTCCTCATTTTTTGTCTTTCTTATTCTTACAACCTATACGCGGCTTGTATGACATGGCTAATCCTTCTTCTCAATTTTTTCTACTAGAAAATCTGTTTCTACAGCGATACAAAAACATCACATTTTTTTGACAATTCTTCCTCTCTTCCGACAGAAATATGGTAAAATGTATAGATGGCTAAATAAATGATAACAGTAGTCTGCTCATTTGGGTGGACGTTCTGCAATGCATAGATTTTACGAGAAGTTGAAAGGAGTTATGTATAAAGATGTTCGCAAAAGATATTGGCATTGATTTAGGAACCGCAAATGTTTTGATTCACGTAAAAGGAAAAGGGATTGTCTTAAATGAACCATCGGTTGTAGCAATCGATGTCAACACGAAAAAAGTATTAGCAGTTGGAGAAGAAGCACGTCGCATGGTTGGTCGTACTCCAGGAAACATAAAAGCAATGAGACCATTAAAGGACGGGGTCATTGCTGACTTTGATATTACAGAAGCGATGCTTCGTCACTTCATTAACAAAGTGAACGTTAAGGGAATGATTTCAAAACCGAAAATCTTAATTTGCTGCCCGACTGAAATAACAAAGGTTGAAGAAAAAGCTATTATTGAAGCTGCTCAGAAGAGCGGCGGGAAGAAAGTGATCCTCCAGGAAGAGCCAAAGGTAGCTGCCATCGGAGCTGGAATGGATATATCTCAACCGAGTGGCCATATGGTAGTTGATATTGGAGGAGGAACGACAGATGTAGCTGTTTTATCTTATGGCGAAATTGTTACATCTCAATCCATTAAAGTTGCGGGAGATAAATTTGACGCAGAGATTTTAAATTACATAAAGAAGGAGTATAAACTCCTTATTGGTGAACGAACATCTGAAGATATTAAAACTCAAGTGGGAACAGTATTCCCTGGAGCGCGCAACGAAGAAATCTCTATTCGTGGGCGTGATTTAGTCTCAGGTCTTCCACGTACTATAACGGTTAACTCTGACGAAATTGAAGCGGCATTACGTGAATCCGTTTCAACAATTGTCCAAGCAGCTAAAAATGTTCTTGAGAAAACCCCTCCAGAATTATCTGCAGATATTATAGATCGTGGTGTTATATTAACGGGTGGTGGAGCTCTTCTTAATGGAATTGATCAGTTACTTGCAGAGGAACTGAAAGTTCCGGTTTTCATTGCAGAGAACCCAATGGATTGTGTGGCAATCGGGACAGGAGTAATGCTAGAAAACATTGATCGTTTCCCAAGTAAACAATTAGGCTAAATGAATGGCTTGTTCGCCGACAGACCGTTAGCAAGTAAATTGTATTAGTAATTTTTTCTTTTATTAGAGTTCAAAAAGACGAGTTTTCTCGTCTTTTTTTGTAAAATGACATTGATTATTTAAAAACCAAACGATTTCTGTAAGGAAAAGTCGAATTTCCAATATTAAACTAGTCTATTTTATTTTATAATAATAATTATATGAATACGGACTTAATAATTAGGGGTGAAAGTAATGTTTCGCGGTTTTTATACAGTTGCTTCAGGTATGATTGCACAACAAAGAAAAACAGAAATATTATCAAATAACTTATCTAATGCTAATACACCAGGTTTTAAAGCAGATCAAACGTCTATGAGAGCATTTCCTGAAATGCTACTACAACGAATCGATAATCAACAGCTTCCAATTAAAACAGAGGGAATGGTGACTAGTTCAAAACCATTAAACGTTGGATTGAATACAGGTGTTTACTTACAAGAAGCGGCCCCTTCCTTCCTTCAAGGAGACCTTCAGCAAACGGATCAAAATACTGATTTCGCTGTAGTTGATCATGAAGGAAATGGAACTTCTTTCTTTACTGTACAACACCCAGAAGGTGAATTCCGTTATACGAGAAATGGCAATTTTACACTTGACCATCAAGGAAATCTTGTCACAAGTAGTGGTCTTTATGTGATGGATACTAATGGAGATAAAATCACGTTAAATAATAATGATTTCGATGTTTTATCTGATGGAACAATCCTCCAAAATAATGTAGAGGTGGCTTCTCTCCGGATTTCATATACTGAAAACCCGCTCCTGCTAAAAAAAGAAGGAGACGGTTTATATTCGACCCTGGAAAATGAACTACCGTTTACTAAGGATGGCTATACGATATCTCAAGGGTATATTGAAGGGGCAAACGTAGATGAAGGCCGAACGATGACTGACATGTTAACAGCCTATCGTTCCTTTGAGGCTAATCAAAAGGTACTTCAAGCGTATGATACTAGTATGGACAAAGCGGTTAATGAAATAGGACGAGTAAACTAAAGGGGGAGTATTCGTGAATCAAACAATGATTACTGCGACCAACACGTTAAGCCAGCTACAACATAAAATGGATGTTATTTCCAATAATGTTGCAAATGTTAATACAAATGGATTTAAAAAAAGAAGTGCAGTGTTTACAGAACTGTTAGCACAGGAATTTAACAATCAACGGGTTTCCACACAAGAAATAGGGCGGTTGACGCCCGAACACATTAGAGTTGGCGTTGGGTCTAAGGTAGGTCATACTCAAGCTTCCTTTACTCAAGGTTCAATACAGGCTACAGAACGTGAACTGGATTTTGCCTTTACGTCTTCCAACCAATATTTAAATGTCTTAAACCAATCAAATACAACATCTGAAATTTCTTATACCCGTGATGGAGCCTTATATGTATCACCTGTAGGGGATGGCGAAATGCTACTAGTCGATGGAAATGGAAACCCTCTATTAAATGCAGAAGGAGAAATTATTTCCTTCCCAAATGATGCTAAAGCTTTTACGTTGGAAGAAAACGGGGTATTAATAATAGAAACTCCTAGAGGAAATGAAAGAATTATGCTTGGTATTACAGAAATTCATCAACCGCAATATTTGGAACAAAAAGGAGATAACTTGTTAGGTTTGCCAACGACATTGGAAGTGGATATTAATACGGTATTAACAGATTTACTTGGTACAGAACGAGTTGAAATCAGCTTAAAACAAGGGTATTTAGAAAAATCAAATGTAGATTTATCTAAGGAAATGACAGATTTAATTAATGCTCAACGTTCTTACCAATTTCAAACAAAGTCCATTTCAATGGCAGATCAAATGATGGGGCTCGTTAATGGTATTAGGTAAAAGGAGATTTATTCTATGAACGAAAAAAAAGTCCAACATAATGAAGCTACTAGAGAAGATCAAAAAAAGCAAAAGGGAAAAGAGAAAAGAACTATTCGTATACGTATCATCCCGATATGGGCGCGCATCATTCTTTTTGTATTACTGATTTCCGGTAGCTTAGCAGCAGGGTTAATGGTAGGGTATGGCTTTATTGGTGATGGAAAACCAAAAGATGTTTTTCAAAAATCTACATGGACCCATATAGGAGACATTGTAACCGGAGAAAGTAAGGACTGAGAAAGAAACAAGACCAATTAGATCCTCTTTTTTATGTATTCATGAAAGAGGGGAGTTTTTATCATTTTCTCCGAAGTACCATTGCCAGAGCGCATGATAATAGAAGTGACATAGGAGGTATTTAGATGTTAGATATACAACAAATCAAGGAAATAATTCCTCATCGTTACCCATTTTTACTTGTCGATAAAATTATTGAAGTAGAGGAAGGTATAAAAGCGACGGGGATAAAGAATGTAACGGCAAATGAAGAATTTTTCAATGGACATTTTCCTGATTACCCTGTTATGCCAGGTGTTTTAATTGTTGAAGCACTTGCACAAGTCGGAGCTGTTGCAATGCTAAAGAAGGAAGAGAACAAAGGTAGGCTAGCCTTCTTTACAGGCATTGATAATTGCCGCTTTAAACGTCAAGTAACTCCAGGTGACCAGCTTAAGCTAGAGGTTGAGATGGTTAGAGTACGCGGTAGTATTGGAAAAGGTAAAGGGATTGCTACAGTGAATGGTCAACTCGTATGTGAAACGGATATAATGTTTGCATTAGGTGAACAGAAAGCGTAA
This genomic interval carries:
- the spoIIID gene encoding sporulation transcriptional regulator SpoIIID, translating into MHDYIKERTVKIGKYIVETKKTVRVIAKEFGVSKSTVHKDLTERLPEINPELAIEVKEILDYHKSIRHLRGGEATKQKYKKEEMESPVK
- a CDS encoding rod shape-determining protein, translated to MFAKDIGIDLGTANVLIHVKGKGIVLNEPSVVAIDVNTKKVLAVGEEARRMVGRTPGNIKAMRPLKDGVIADFDITEAMLRHFINKVNVKGMISKPKILICCPTEITKVEEKAIIEAAQKSGGKKVILQEEPKVAAIGAGMDISQPSGHMVVDIGGGTTDVAVLSYGEIVTSQSIKVAGDKFDAEILNYIKKEYKLLIGERTSEDIKTQVGTVFPGARNEEISIRGRDLVSGLPRTITVNSDEIEAALRESVSTIVQAAKNVLEKTPPELSADIIDRGVILTGGGALLNGIDQLLAEELKVPVFIAENPMDCVAIGTGVMLENIDRFPSKQLG
- a CDS encoding flagellar hook-basal body protein, whose translation is MFRGFYTVASGMIAQQRKTEILSNNLSNANTPGFKADQTSMRAFPEMLLQRIDNQQLPIKTEGMVTSSKPLNVGLNTGVYLQEAAPSFLQGDLQQTDQNTDFAVVDHEGNGTSFFTVQHPEGEFRYTRNGNFTLDHQGNLVTSSGLYVMDTNGDKITLNNNDFDVLSDGTILQNNVEVASLRISYTENPLLLKKEGDGLYSTLENELPFTKDGYTISQGYIEGANVDEGRTMTDMLTAYRSFEANQKVLQAYDTSMDKAVNEIGRVN
- a CDS encoding flagellar hook-basal body protein, translated to MNQTMITATNTLSQLQHKMDVISNNVANVNTNGFKKRSAVFTELLAQEFNNQRVSTQEIGRLTPEHIRVGVGSKVGHTQASFTQGSIQATERELDFAFTSSNQYLNVLNQSNTTSEISYTRDGALYVSPVGDGEMLLVDGNGNPLLNAEGEIISFPNDAKAFTLEENGVLIIETPRGNERIMLGITEIHQPQYLEQKGDNLLGLPTTLEVDINTVLTDLLGTERVEISLKQGYLEKSNVDLSKEMTDLINAQRSYQFQTKSISMADQMMGLVNGIR
- a CDS encoding DNA-directed RNA polymerase subunit beta produces the protein MNEKKVQHNEATREDQKKQKGKEKRTIRIRIIPIWARIILFVLLISGSLAAGLMVGYGFIGDGKPKDVFQKSTWTHIGDIVTGESKD
- the fabZ gene encoding 3-hydroxyacyl-ACP dehydratase FabZ; the protein is MLDIQQIKEIIPHRYPFLLVDKIIEVEEGIKATGIKNVTANEEFFNGHFPDYPVMPGVLIVEALAQVGAVAMLKKEENKGRLAFFTGIDNCRFKRQVTPGDQLKLEVEMVRVRGSIGKGKGIATVNGQLVCETDIMFALGEQKA